A genomic stretch from Bradyrhizobium quebecense includes:
- a CDS encoding SulP family inorganic anion transporter, with protein MADVHQIRANWPIFRSLRAFRPGDLPGDLIAGLTLAAIAIPEQMATARLGGFSPQIGFFAFMAGSLGFAMFGANRFLSCGADSTITPIFAAGLALMATAGTPDYQSLAMALALMVGAIMIAGGLFRLGWIANLLSTPVTVGFLAGISVHILVSQLPGVLGLTTPDGPTLYKLGVLGEKIGQTNAYTLAIGLGVLALVAGSEKISARIPGALIGLVVATIAVIAGHLESKGVKVVGTVPGSLPTPTFPDIAPERWAKLASLAILIAIVVMVQTAATTRSFLSDPDKPADVDRDFVGAGAGSLLAGLFGAFPVNASPPRTGIVSETGGRTQLAGLFAAAIVLALLAFGATLLQHVPDAALGGVLLFVALRIIRVKQIVAIFRQSFYEFLLVVATTAAIIVLPIEQGVAVGIALSLLHGIWTTTRGQLVEFVHVPGTTIWWPTGPHVTGEREPGIAVVGLQAPLSFLNAEGFQSGVLKAIGRATPKPRLLVIEASGMVEIDFTAAQALRDLFRECRDDGMTVAVARLESTRAQEAFERFDLYGVLQRDHVFHSVDEAVRTLGAQA; from the coding sequence ATGGCCGACGTTCATCAGATACGCGCCAACTGGCCCATCTTCCGTTCGCTGAGGGCGTTCCGGCCCGGCGACTTGCCGGGCGATCTGATCGCCGGGCTGACGCTCGCCGCGATCGCGATCCCGGAGCAGATGGCGACCGCGCGGCTCGGCGGCTTCTCGCCGCAGATCGGCTTCTTTGCCTTCATGGCCGGCTCGCTCGGCTTTGCGATGTTCGGCGCCAACCGCTTCCTGTCCTGCGGCGCCGATTCCACGATCACGCCGATCTTCGCGGCCGGCCTGGCGCTGATGGCGACCGCTGGGACACCCGACTATCAGTCGCTGGCGATGGCACTGGCGCTGATGGTCGGCGCGATCATGATCGCCGGCGGCCTGTTCAGGCTCGGCTGGATCGCCAATCTGCTGTCGACGCCGGTGACGGTCGGCTTCCTCGCCGGCATTTCCGTCCACATCCTGGTCTCGCAGCTGCCCGGCGTGCTCGGCCTGACCACGCCGGACGGGCCGACGCTCTACAAGCTCGGGGTCCTCGGCGAAAAGATCGGCCAGACCAATGCCTACACGCTGGCGATCGGTCTCGGCGTGCTGGCGCTGGTCGCCGGATCGGAGAAGATCAGCGCGCGAATTCCGGGCGCGCTGATCGGCCTTGTCGTGGCCACCATCGCGGTGATCGCCGGCCATCTCGAAAGCAAGGGCGTCAAGGTGGTCGGCACCGTGCCCGGGTCGCTGCCAACGCCGACGTTTCCGGACATCGCGCCGGAGCGATGGGCGAAGCTGGCATCACTGGCGATCCTGATCGCCATCGTCGTCATGGTGCAGACCGCGGCGACGACGCGCTCGTTTCTATCGGATCCGGACAAGCCGGCCGACGTCGATCGCGACTTCGTCGGCGCCGGTGCCGGCAGCCTGCTCGCCGGCCTGTTCGGCGCCTTCCCCGTCAACGCCAGCCCGCCGCGCACCGGTATCGTGTCGGAGACCGGCGGCCGTACGCAGCTCGCCGGGCTGTTCGCCGCCGCCATCGTGCTCGCGCTGCTGGCGTTCGGTGCGACGCTGCTGCAGCACGTGCCCGATGCGGCGCTCGGCGGGGTCCTGCTGTTCGTGGCGCTGCGCATCATTCGCGTGAAGCAGATCGTCGCGATCTTCCGCCAGTCGTTCTACGAATTCCTACTGGTGGTGGCGACGACGGCCGCGATCATCGTGCTGCCGATCGAGCAAGGCGTCGCCGTCGGCATCGCGCTGTCGCTGCTGCACGGCATCTGGACCACGACGCGCGGCCAGCTGGTGGAATTCGTCCATGTGCCCGGCACCACGATCTGGTGGCCGACGGGGCCGCACGTCACCGGCGAGCGCGAGCCCGGCATTGCCGTGGTCGGCCTGCAGGCGCCGTTGTCGTTCCTCAACGCAGAAGGATTCCAAAGCGGCGTGCTCAAGGCCATCGGCAGGGCGACACCCAAGCCGCGACTGCTGGTGATCGAGGCCAGCGGCATGGTCGAGATCGACTTCACGGCGGCACAGGCGCTGCGCGACCTGTTTCGCGAATGCCGCGATGACGGCATGACGGTGGCGGTGGCGCGGCTCGAATCCACCCGCGCGCAGGAGGCGTTCGAGCGCTTCGATCTCTACGGCGTGCTGCAAAGGGACCACGTCTTCCACAGCGTCGATGAAGCGGTCCGTACGCTGGGCGCGCAGGCGTAG